From a region of the Uranotaenia lowii strain MFRU-FL unplaced genomic scaffold, ASM2978415v1 HiC_scaffold_684, whole genome shotgun sequence genome:
- the LOC129760623 gene encoding putative polypeptide N-acetylgalactosaminyltransferase 9: MAMVRNASRYIVIFLGLLVAFCVVGYMSNSKNMINNQTAMLQKFLAQKSAEENEKYLTPPPGDLGSAIIFNSSTEESIGKIVQEGWKSQGLNQYASDLVSVHRRLPDIRAEWCKEPDRYSTDLPETSVVIVFYNEAWSVLVRTVHSVLDRSPPELIREIVLVDDFSYLRTYEFIKINLSGFIQHNYKFKNSMNNSERKLSVFRQQEFIMSKSVKVNYGSNVL; this comes from the coding sequence atggcTATGGTTCGGAACGCCTCGCGGTATATAGTGATCTTTTTGGGCCTGTTGGTCGCATTTTGTGTCGTCGGCTACATGAGTAACAGTAAAAATATGATTAACAATCAGACGGCTATGTTGCAAAAATTTTTAGCTCAAAAATCGGCAGAGGAGAATGAGAAATACTTGACACCTCCACCGGGTGATCTTGGATCAGCGATCATATTCAATTCGAGCACCGAGGAATCGATCGGGAAAATTGTGCAGGAAGGGTGGAAAAGTCAGGGGCTGAATCAGTATGCGTCGGATTTGGTATCGGTCCATCGGAGGTTGCCGGATATTCGGGCCGAATGGTGCAAAGAACCGGATAGATACTCGACAGATCTGCCGGAAACTTCGGTCGTTATAGTGTTCTACAATGAAGCGTGGTCCGTTTTGGTGAGGACGGTTCATTCGGTTCTGGATCGATCGCCACCGGAGCTGATACGGGAAATTGTGCTCGTGGATGATTTTTCCTATTTGCGTACgtatgaatttatcaaaattaatctGAGTGGATTCATTCAACACaactataaattcaaaaattcaatgaataatTCGGAACGTAAACTATCTGTTTTCCGACAGCAAGAATTCATTATGTCAAAATCTGTTAAAGTGAATTATGGATCCAACGTGTTGTAA